A DNA window from Mucilaginibacter xinganensis contains the following coding sequences:
- a CDS encoding peroxiredoxin — MSLRLGDLAPNFKAKTSKGDIDFYEYLGDSWGVLFSHPADYTPVCTTELGKTASLKGEFDKRNVKVVALSVDSVESHTGWINDINETQGVEVNFPIIGDESREISLAYDMIHPNASLTATVRSLFIIAPDKTIKLIITYPASTGRNFQEILRVIDSLQLTAKYSVATPADWKDGEDVVVVPAIKTEDIPAKFPKGFTQVKPYLRLTPQPNK; from the coding sequence ATGAGTTTACGATTGGGAGATTTAGCTCCAAACTTCAAGGCAAAAACTTCAAAAGGAGACATTGATTTTTACGAATACCTGGGCGATAGCTGGGGCGTTCTTTTTTCGCATCCAGCAGATTATACGCCGGTATGTACCACTGAACTGGGCAAAACAGCTTCGTTAAAAGGCGAGTTTGATAAACGTAATGTTAAGGTAGTTGCATTAAGCGTTGATTCGGTTGAATCACATACAGGCTGGATAAATGATATCAATGAAACGCAGGGTGTTGAGGTTAATTTCCCGATAATAGGGGATGAGAGCCGCGAAATTTCACTAGCTTACGATATGATCCACCCCAATGCTTCTTTAACGGCAACCGTACGGTCGTTATTTATTATTGCACCGGATAAAACCATAAAACTGATTATTACCTACCCGGCATCAACGGGCAGAAACTTCCAGGAAATTTTGAGGGTAATAGATTCATTACAATTAACAGCAAAATACAGTGTGGCAACGCCTGCCGACTGGAAAGACGGTGAAGACGTTGTTGTAGTGCCTGCAATTAAAACAGAAGACATTCCTGCCAAATTTCCGAAAGGTTTTACACAGGTTAAACCTTATTTAAGGCTGACTCCGCAACCTAATAAATAA
- a CDS encoding cold-shock protein: MKTGKVKWFNTQKGYGFIVTDDGKDLFVHFKDVQGGVNAIKDNDSVTYEVEEGRKGLQAVNVKKA; the protein is encoded by the coding sequence ATGAAAACTGGAAAAGTAAAATGGTTTAACACACAAAAAGGTTATGGTTTTATTGTTACTGATGACGGTAAAGATCTTTTTGTTCACTTTAAAGATGTACAGGGCGGCGTAAACGCCATTAAAGATAATGATAGTGTTACATACGAGGTGGAAGAAGGACGAAAAGGATTACAGGCAGTAAATGTAAAGAAAGCATAA
- a CDS encoding MFS transporter, whose amino-acid sequence MTDLTAAKAKRNIIFLVLVASLGYFVDIYDLLTFSIVRKASLLDIGVSPAEVLPKGVFIINVQMFGLLLGGILWGVVGDKLGRIKVLFGSILLYSLANFANAYVHDVNTYAIIRFIAGVGLAGELGAGITLVSETLSKENRGYGTMIVAVIGLFGAAAAVMVAKHGWQNAYKVGGGLGILLLLLRIGTFESGMFKNIEQTNISKGNFLMLFTNWDRFKKYIYCILIGAPLWYVVGVLVTLSPEFGKAMGAKDVLSAADGVLYTYIGIAVGDIFAGLLAQVTKSRKLTMAVFLLISVVSVVVYLSSKGLTAGHFVWICFFMGCSVGYWATFVTIASEQFGTNIRSTVTTTVPNFVRGSLIPINLAFTALVTHYGMITSGYIMMGILTVIALFSLSQLKETFGKDLDYLEIS is encoded by the coding sequence ATGACCGATCTGACTGCTGCCAAAGCAAAAAGAAATATTATTTTTTTAGTACTTGTAGCCTCCCTGGGCTATTTTGTTGATATCTACGACCTTTTAACCTTTTCGATAGTACGGAAAGCCAGTCTTTTAGATATTGGTGTTAGTCCGGCCGAGGTGCTACCTAAAGGTGTTTTCATTATTAATGTACAAATGTTTGGCTTATTATTAGGCGGTATATTGTGGGGAGTTGTTGGCGATAAACTCGGTCGCATCAAAGTGCTGTTTGGCTCTATCCTGCTTTATTCGTTAGCCAACTTTGCAAATGCTTACGTGCACGATGTAAACACCTACGCGATTATACGTTTTATTGCCGGTGTGGGCCTTGCCGGCGAGTTAGGCGCCGGTATTACACTGGTTAGTGAAACGCTGAGCAAAGAGAACAGGGGATACGGTACCATGATAGTTGCTGTTATTGGCCTTTTTGGGGCAGCCGCAGCGGTAATGGTAGCAAAACATGGCTGGCAAAATGCCTATAAAGTAGGCGGAGGCTTAGGCATACTTTTACTACTGTTAAGGATAGGAACCTTTGAATCAGGAATGTTTAAAAATATTGAACAAACCAATATTTCGAAAGGGAATTTCCTGATGCTTTTTACTAACTGGGATAGATTTAAAAAATACATTTACTGTATTTTAATAGGTGCGCCATTGTGGTACGTTGTTGGCGTACTGGTTACGCTTTCTCCGGAGTTCGGTAAAGCTATGGGCGCTAAAGATGTATTAAGCGCAGCAGATGGCGTTTTATACACCTATATTGGTATTGCCGTGGGCGATATTTTTGCAGGCCTCCTGGCGCAGGTTACCAAATCAAGGAAGCTAACGATGGCTGTTTTTCTGTTAATATCAGTGGTAAGTGTTGTGGTTTATTTAAGCTCCAAAGGATTGACAGCAGGGCATTTTGTGTGGATTTGTTTCTTTATGGGATGCTCCGTAGGTTACTGGGCTACATTTGTAACCATTGCTTCCGAGCAATTCGGCACAAACATTCGTTCAACGGTAACTACTACCGTTCCAAACTTTGTAAGAGGCTCTTTAATTCCAATTAACTTAGCTTTTACCGCGTTGGTTACACATTACGGGATGATAACGAGCGGGTATATCATGATGGGGATTCTAACTGTAATTGCCTTGTTTTCATTAAGCCAGTTAAAGGAAACCTTTGGAAAAGATTTGGATTACCTGGAAATTTCTTAG
- the hemF gene encoding oxygen-dependent coproporphyrinogen oxidase, translated as MISKEQIAAEYQLIQDEICAALEQCDGLAYFEEEKWERDGGGGGRTRVIQNGNIFEKGGVNFSAVHGQLPHTMQKALNIDHDDFFATGVSIVIHPNHPMVPIIHMNIRYFEIPSSFADGREPIRWFGGGIDLTPHYVIDADAQYFHAYLKSVCDKFNHDFYHRFKTWADDYFFIKHRNETRGVGGIFYDRLTANSELTWENIFEFSKGVGRSFIPIYTELVNRNRNSTFNEAQQFWQYQRRSRYTEFNLVYDAGTKFGLETNGRIESILMSLPPTAKWVYNYQPVPGSEEEKTLSLLKKGINWV; from the coding sequence ATGATAAGCAAGGAACAGATAGCGGCTGAATACCAGCTGATACAGGACGAAATTTGTGCAGCGCTTGAACAATGTGATGGCCTGGCGTATTTTGAAGAGGAAAAATGGGAGCGTGACGGCGGGGGCGGCGGGCGTACACGGGTAATTCAAAATGGGAACATATTTGAAAAGGGCGGTGTTAATTTCTCCGCAGTACACGGCCAGCTACCGCATACCATGCAAAAGGCATTAAATATTGACCATGATGACTTTTTTGCAACGGGCGTATCTATCGTTATCCACCCCAATCATCCGATGGTACCTATCATTCACATGAATATCAGGTATTTTGAAATACCATCGTCATTTGCCGATGGGCGCGAGCCTATACGCTGGTTTGGTGGCGGAATTGATCTTACACCGCATTATGTGATTGATGCCGACGCGCAATACTTTCATGCTTATCTAAAATCCGTTTGCGATAAATTCAACCATGATTTTTATCATCGTTTTAAAACATGGGCCGATGATTACTTTTTTATTAAACACCGGAATGAAACGCGCGGGGTTGGAGGGATCTTTTATGATCGGCTAACGGCTAACAGTGAGCTAACCTGGGAAAATATTTTCGAGTTTTCAAAGGGCGTGGGGCGTTCTTTCATCCCGATTTACACAGAGCTGGTTAACAGAAACCGCAATTCAACGTTTAACGAAGCGCAACAGTTTTGGCAATACCAGCGACGCAGCCGCTACACCGAATTTAACCTTGTTTATGACGCCGGAACCAAGTTTGGCCTTGAAACCAATGGCCGAATCGAATCTATTTTAATGAGCTTGCCGCCAACTGCCAAATGGGTTTATAATTACCAGCCTGTACCCGGTAGCGAGGAGGAAAAAACGCTATCGCTATTGAAAAAAGGCATTAACTGGGTTTAA